Proteins encoded by one window of Arabidopsis thaliana chromosome 2, partial sequence:
- the RLP19 gene encoding receptor like protein 19 (receptor like protein 19 (RLP19); FUNCTIONS IN: kinase activity; INVOLVED IN: signal transduction, defense response; LOCATED IN: endomembrane system; EXPRESSED IN: 10 plant structures; EXPRESSED DURING: 9 growth stages; CONTAINS InterPro DOMAIN/s: Leucine-rich repeat-containing N-terminal domain, type 2 (InterPro:IPR013210), Leucine-rich repeat (InterPro:IPR001611); BEST Arabidopsis thaliana protein match is: receptor like protein 53 (TAIR:AT5G27060.1); Has 148554 Blast hits to 34281 proteins in 1300 species: Archae - 57; Bacteria - 11858; Metazoa - 32168; Fungi - 1631; Plants - 90272; Viruses - 42; Other Eukaryotes - 12526 (source: NCBI BLink).), translating into MMKGYITLSFLIILIFNFLDEFAASTRHLCDPDQSDAILEFKNEFETLEESCFDSNIPLKTESWTNNSDCCYWDGIKCDAKFGDVIELDLSFSCLRGQLNSNSSLFRLPQLRFLTTLDLSNNDFIGQIPSSLETLSNLTTLDLSRNHFSGRIPSSIGNLSHLIFVDFSHNNFSGQIPSSLGYLSHLTSFNLSYNNFSGRVPSSIGNLSYLTTLRLSRNSFFGELPSSLGSLFHLTDLILDTNHFVGKIPSSLGNLSHLTSIDLHKNNFVGEIPFSLGNLSCLTSFILSDNNIVGEIPSSFGNLNQLDILNVKSNKLSGSFPIALLNLRKLSTLSLFNNRLTGTLPSNMSSLSNLKLFDATENHFTGPLPSSLFNIPSLKTITLENNQLNGSLGFGNISSYSNLTVLRLGNNNFRGPIHRSISKLVNLKELDLSNYNTQGLVDFTIFSHLKSIEYLNLSHLNTTTTIDMYEILSSFKLLDTLDLSGSHVSTTNKSSLSNSSLVLISQLYLSGCGITEFPKFLRSQELMLTLDISNNKIKGQVPGWLWMLPVLNYVNLSNNTFIGFERSTKLGLTSIQEPPAMRQLFCSNNNFTGNIPSFICELPYLSTLDFSNNKFNGSIPTCMGNIQSPYLQALNLRHNRLSGLLPENIFESLISLDVGHNQLVGKLPRSLSHISSLGLLNVESNKISDTFPLWLSSLQELQVLVLRSNAFYGPIEKTQFSKLRIIDISGNQFNGTLPANFFVNWTAMFSLDENEDQSNGETMSNMYMSTDYFYFDSMVLMNKGVEMELERVLKVFTVIDFSGNKFEGEIPKSIGLLKELHVLNLSNNALSGHIASSMGNLMALESLDVSQNKLSGEIPQELGKLTYLAYMNFSHNQLVGLLPGGTQFQTQKCSSFEDNHGLYGPSLEKICDIHGKTPQQSDMAPEPEEDEEEVISWIAAVIGFILGTALGLTFGCILFSYKPDWFKNPFVRDKRRNIGTITH; encoded by the coding sequence atgatgaaaggctatattactctttcttttcttatcattctcatttttaatttccttGACGAGTTTGCGGCTTCTACTAGACACTTGTGTGATCCTGATCAAAGTGATGCAATTCTCGAATTCAAGAACGAGTTTGAGACTTTGGAGGAATCTTGTTTTGACAGCAATATTCCTCTGAAGACGGAGTCATGGACGAATAACAGTGATTGTTGTTATTGGGATGGTATCAAATGTGATGCCAAGTTCGGGGATGTGATCGAGCTAGATCTTAGCTTTAGTTGCCTCCGTGGCCAGCTCAATTCCAATAGTAGTCTTTTTAGGCTTCCACAACTTCGTTTTCTAACCACTCTTGACCTTTctaataatgattttattgGTCAAATCCCATCTTCACTTGAAACCCTCTCTAATCTCACCACTCTAGACCTTTCTAGAAATCATTTCAGTGGTAGAATTCCTTCTTCGATTGGAAACCTTTCTCATCTCATATTTGTTGACTTCTCTCATAACAATTTTAGTGGTCAAATCCCATCTTCACTTGGATATCTTTCGCATCTCACCTCTTTTAACCTTTCTTATAACAATTTTAGTGGTAGGGTTCCTTCTTCAATTGGAAATCTCTCTTATCTCACCACTTTGCGCCTCTCTCGTAATAGTTTTTTTGGTGAACTTCCATCTTCACTTGGAAGTCTTTTCCATCTCACCGATTTGATCCTCGATACTAACCATTTTGTTGGTAAAATTCCGTCTTCACTTGGAAATCTTTCGCATCTCACCTCTATCGACCtccacaaaaataattttgttggcGAAATACCATTTTCACTTGGAAATCTTTCTTGTCTCACCTCTTTTATCCTCTCTGATAACAACATTGTTGGTGAAATTCCATCTTCTTTTGGCAATTTGAACCAGTTGGACATCTTAAATGTTAAGTCCAATAAGCTTAGTGGCAGCTTCCCAATTGCACTACTAAATCTAAGAAAACTGTCAACATTATCTCTCTTTAACAATCGGTTAACCGGAACACTTCCTTCTAACATGAGTTCACTCTCCAACTTGAAGTTGTTTGACGCAACGGAAAACCATTTCACGGGACCTCTCCCTTCTTCCCTTTTCAACATTCCCTCTTTGAAAACTATTACTTTGGAAAATAACCAACTTAACGGTAGTCTTGGGTTTGGGAATATATCCTCATACTCGAATTTAACTGTGTTACGCCTTGGGAATAACAACTTTAGAGGGCCAATCCATAGATCTATATCCAAATTAGTCAACCTTAAGGAACTTGACCTTTCAAACTACAACACCCAAGGGTTAGTTGACTTTACCATCTTCTCGCATCTCAAGTCTATCGAATACCTTAACCTCTCCCATTTGAACACCACTACTACGATTGACATGTACGAGATCTTATCAAGTTTCAAGTTATTGGATACACTAGATCTCTCAGGCAGCCATGTTTCTACTACAAACAAGAGTTCACTTTCTAATTCTTCATTGGTATTGATAAGTCAGTTGTACTTGTCGGGATGCGGTATCACCGAGTTTCCAAAGTTCCTAAGATCCCAAGAGCTTATGCTGACTCTAGACATTTCCAACAACAAGATCAAAGGTCAAGTGCCTGGATGGTTATGGATGCTCCCTGTTTTGAACTACGTGAATCTTTCCAACAACACTTTCATCGGTTTCGAAAGATCAACGAAACTTGGACTCACCTCTATCCAAGAACCACCAGCTATGAGGCAATTGTTTTGCTCCAACAACAATTTCACGGGAAACATTCCATCTTTCATATGTGAGTTGCCTTATCTCAGCACTCTCGATTTTTCTAACAACAAATTCAATGGTTCAATTCCTACTTGTATGGGAAATATTCAGTCTCCATATCTTCAAGCTCTAAATCTTCGACATAATCGTCTTAGTGGACTTCTTCCAGAGAATATATTTGAGAGTCTAATTTCTCTTGACGTCGGCCATAACCAACTAGTGGGAAAGCTTCCAAGATCGTTAAGTCATATCTCTTCCCTTGGACTTCTGAATGTGGAGAGCAACAAAATCAGTGATACGTTTCCTTTATGGTTGAGTTCTCTACAAGAGCTACAAGTTCTTGTCCTTCGCTCCAATGCATTTTATGGACCAATAGAGAAAACACAGTTTTCTAAGCTGCGAATCATTGACATATCCGGTAATCAATTCAATGGTACGTTGCCAGCAAATTTCTTTGTCAACTGGACTGCAATGTTTTCACTGGACGAAAATGAAGATCAATCTAACGGAGAGACCATGAGCAACATGTACATGAGTACAGATTATTTCTACTTTGATTCAATGGTTTTGATGAATAAAGGAGTAGAGATGGAGCTGGAACGTGTCCTAAAAGTCTTCACAGTGATTGACTTTTCgggaaacaaatttgaaggAGAGATTCCAAAGTCCATTGGTTTATTGAAAGAGCTTCATGTTCTTAACTTATCAAACAATGCTTTAAGTGGCCACATCGCATCATCTATGGGGAACCTCATGGCACTTGAGTCACTGGACGTTTCCCAAAACAAGCTTTCAGGAGAAATTCCACAAGAGTTAGGGAAACTCACGTACCTTGCATACATGAACTTCTCTCATAACCAGCTGGTAGGTCTATTACCAGGAGGTACTCAATTTCAAACACAGAAGTGCTCTTCTTTCGAGGACAATCATGGCCTTTATGGCCCTTCGCTTGAGAAAATTTGTGATATCCATGGGAAAACACCGCAACAATCTGACATGGCGCCAGAgccagaagaagatgaagaagaggtgaTAAGTTGGATAGCAGCTGTTATAGGATTCATACTTGGTACTGCCTTGGGATTGACATTTGGATGCATATTGTTTTCCTACAAACCAGATTGGTTCAAGAATCCTTTCGTCCGAGACAAACGCAGAAACATAGGCACCATAACTCATTAG
- the KCS8 gene encoding 3-ketoacyl-CoA synthase 8 (3-ketoacyl-CoA synthase 8 (KCS8); FUNCTIONS IN: transferase activity, transferring acyl groups other than amino-acyl groups, catalytic activity, acyltransferase activity; INVOLVED IN: fatty acid elongation, very long-chain fatty acid metabolic process, response to osmotic stress; LOCATED IN: endoplasmic reticulum; EXPRESSED IN: 23 plant structures; EXPRESSED DURING: 13 growth stages; CONTAINS InterPro DOMAIN/s: Thiolase-like (InterPro:IPR016039), Very-long-chain 3-ketoacyl-CoA synthase (InterPro:IPR012392), 3-Oxoacyl-[acyl-carrier-protein (ACP)] synthase III C-terminal (InterPro:IPR013747), FAE1/Type III polyketide synthase-like protein (InterPro:IPR013601), Thiolase-like, subgroup (InterPro:IPR016038); BEST Arabidopsis thaliana protein match is: 3-ketoacyl-CoA synthase 16 (TAIR:AT4G34250.1); Has 4430 Blast hits to 4415 proteins in 1092 species: Archae - 0; Bacteria - 1687; Metazoa - 0; Fungi - 24; Plants - 2579; Viruses - 0; Other Eukaryotes - 140 (source: NCBI BLink).) gives MKNLKMVFFKILFISLMAGLAMKGSKINVEDLQKFSLHHTQNNLQTISLLLFLVVFVWILYMLTRPKPVYLVDFSCYLPPSHLKVSIQTLMGHARRAREAGMCWKNKESDHLVDFQEKILERSGLGQETYIPEGLQCFPLQQGMGASRKETEEVIFGALDNLFRNTGVKPDDIGILVVNSSTFNPTPSLASMIVNKYKLRDNIKSLNLGGMGCSAGVIAVDVAKGLLQVHRNTYAIVVSTENITQNLYLGKNKSMLVTNCLFRVGGAAVLLSNRSRDRNRAKYELVHTVRIHTGSDDRSFECATQEEDEDGIIGVTLTKNLPMVAARTLKINIATLGPLVLPLKEKLAFFITFVKKKYFKPELRNYTPDFKLAFEHFCIHAGGRALIDELEKNLKLSPLHVEASRMTLHRFGNTSSSSIWYELAYTEAKGRMKEGDRIWQIALGSGFKCNSSVWVALRDVKPSANSPWEDCMDRYPVEIDI, from the coding sequence ATGAAGAACTTAAAGATGGTTTTCTTCAAGAtcctctttatctctttaatgGCAGGATTAGCCATGAAAGGATCTAAGATCAACGTAGAAGATCTCCAAAAGTTCTCCCTCCACCATACACAGAACAACCTCCAAACCATAAGCCTTCTATTGTTTCTTGTCGTTTTTGTGTGGATCCTCTACATGTTAACCCGACCTAAACCCGTTTACCTTGTTGATTTCTCCTGCTACCTTCCACCGTCGCATCTCAAGGTCAGTATCCAAACCCTAATGGGACACGCAAGACGTGCAAGAGAAGCAGGCATGTGTTGGAAGAACAAAGAGAGCGACCATTTAGTTGACTTCCAGGAGAAGATTCTTGAACGTTCCGGTCTTGGTCAAGAAACCTACATCCCCGAGGGTCTTCAGTGCTTCCCACTTCAGCAAGGCATGGGTGCTTCACGTAAAGAGACGGAAGAAGTAATCTTCGGAGCTCTTGACAATCTTTTTCGCAACACCGGTGTAAAACCTGATGATATCGGTATATTGGTGGTGAATTCTAGCACGTTTAATCCAACTCCATCACTCGCCTCCATGATTGTGAACAAGTACAAACTCAGAGACAACATCAAGAGTTTGAATCTTGGAGGGATGGGTTGCAGTGCCGGAGTTATAGCTGTTGATGTCGCTAAGGGATTACTACAAGTTCATAGGAACACTTATGCTATTGTAGTAAGCACAGAGAACATCACTCAGAACTTATACTTGgggaaaaacaaatcaatgcTAGTCACAAACTGTTTGTTCCGCGTTGGTGGTGCTGCGGTTCTGCTTTCAAACAGATCTAGAGACCGTAACCGCGCCAAATACGAGCTTGTTCACACCGTACGGATCCATACCGGATCAGATGATAGGTCGTTCGAATGTGCGACAcaagaagaggatgaagatggTATAATTGGAGTTACCTTGACAAAGAATCTACCTATGGTGGCTGCAAGGACTCTTAAGATAAATATCGCAACTTTGGGTCCTCTTGTACTTCCATTAAAAGAGAAGCTAGCCTTCTTTATTACTTTTGTCAAGAAGAAGTATTTCAAGCCAGAGTTAAGGAATTATACACCAGATTTCAAGCTTGCCTTTGAGCATTTCTGTATCCACGCTGGTGGAAGAGCTCTAATAGATGAGCTGGAGAAGAACCTTAAGCTTTCTCCGTTACACGTAGAGGCGTCAAGAATGACACTACACAGGTTTGGTAACACTTCTTCTAGCTCAATCTGGTACGAGTTAGCTTATACAGAAGCTAAAGGAAGGATGAAGGAAGGAGATAGGATTTGGCAGATTGCTTTGGGGTCAGGTTTTAAGTGTAACAGTTCAGTATGGGTGGCTCTGCGAGACGTTAAGCCTTCAGCTAACAGTCCATGGGAAGACTGTATGGATAGATATCCGGTTGagattgatatttaa
- a CDS encoding hypothetical protein (Protein of unknown function, DUF601) (Protein of unknown function, DUF601; CONTAINS InterPro DOMAIN/s: Protein of unknown function DUF601 (InterPro:IPR006736); BEST Arabidopsis thaliana protein match is: Protein of unknown function, DUF601 (TAIR:AT1G46696.1); Has 2365 Blast hits to 2015 proteins in 377 species: Archae - 30; Bacteria - 336; Metazoa - 940; Fungi - 220; Plants - 116; Viruses - 8; Other Eukaryotes - 715 (source: NCBI BLink).): MPPRKVVREVFLIDGKFEKYKTSLSTSSRLLLLRGAHQIPHQIPLISPEPTVCPENPPPGHPSEEDRFSLSLNDLLQLYAVKKGRTKGTFFLSPRKGFRVFDDFPDKDEQWRKSYFFFPVNDLTYGNKTGLFVSEWAARTDLGWESLTIDRIRASGRRIRSRTDLAVSSPPFCPRIIDKADMSLPSSRQTTNKASVSAGKKPETPTSGSGKTIKDPAGKDSEKRAADKKRKQPEETNPSPPRSSRPRHEEKGAKLKGIVKEAPQNLVVLSSRESETCESERRNVPLPAPPMTFADTMRTLVPPGSAIAPFDEMKEVNKENYLRFARKLGKLILEFNSVFCSHEDQLFDKDVEIESFKRSEDENAKAVEKANKVMNRMKAAELQVQKLEVNNIDLTAKLKAGKNAYLDAIEKETQARADLRTCKEKMKKMEEEQAEMIVAARTDERRKVRAQFHDFSSKYGNFFKESEEVETLKVRVAEAKANRELLEEIEKGEIPDLSKELESVRADEEKFARHAAEPKTPRPDPTELTSLLADTPSEVAAESIPPAEVAIIDEGGSNKGSTSEAGIAAMFPVDVEKDSGKTE, from the exons ATGCCTCCGAGGAAAGTAGTTCGCGAAGTGTTTCTAATAGATGGTAAGTTCGAAAAATACAAGACTTCGCTCTCGACTTCGAGCAGACTCTTGCTGCTGAGAGGAGCCCACCAAATTCCTCACCAGATTCCACTTATTTCTCCCGAACCGACGGTCTGTCCTGAGAATCCTCCCCCAGGGCATCCGT CTGAAGAAGACAGATTTTCTCTATCACTGAACGATCTCCTTCAGCTATACGCAGTTAAGAAAGGGCGAACAAAGGGAACATTTTTCTTGTCACCTCGGAAAGGTTTCCGAGTTTTCGATGACTTCCCAGATAAAGATGAACAATGGAGAAAATCATACTTCTTCTTTCCAGTGAATGATCTTACTTATGGAAACAAGACTGGCTTATTTGTATCTGAATGGGCAGCTCGCACCG ATCTAGGTTGGGAGTCCTTGACCATAGATAGAATTCGAGCTTCAGGTCGGAGAATCAGATCCCGAACTGACCTTGCCGTATCTTCGCCTCCTTTCTGTCCACGAATAATCGACAAAGCCGACATGTCTCTCCCTTC GTCCCGCCAGACGACCAACAAGGCTTCGGTGTCAGCTGGGAAAAAACCTGAAACCCCCACTTCGGGCTCTGGAAAGACTATTAAGGACCCCGCTGGAAAAGACTCCGAGAAGCGGGCTGCTGATAAGAAAAGGAAGCAACCCGAAGAGACTAACCCCTCCCCACCTCGCTCTTCCCGCCCTCGCCATGAGGAAAAGGGAGCGAAGTTGAAGGGGATTGTGAAGGAAGCCCCTCAGAACCTGGTGGTTCTGTCTTCTCGGGAATCTGAAACCTGCGAATCGGAACGTCGCAACGTCCCTCTTCCAG CTCCTCCAATGACTTTTGCGGATACAATGAGGACTCTCGTTCCGCCTGGTTCTGCCATAGCTCCTTTTGACGAGATGAAAGAAGTCAACAAGGAAAACTATCTTCGCTTTGCCAGAAAACTTGGCAAG TTAATCCTAGAGTTCAACTCCGTTTTCTGCAGTCACGAGGACCAACTCTTTGACAAGGATGTTGAAATTGAGAGTTTCAAGCGAAGTGAAGATGAAAATGCCAAGGCCGTGGAGAAAGCCAATAAAGTCATGAACCGGATGAAAGCAGCCGAACTGCAGGTCCAAAAGCTTGAAGTGAACAATATCGATCTGACCGCGAAGCTCAAGGCCGGGAAGAATGCCTATCTCGACGCAATCGAGAAAGAGACTCAAGCTCGAGCCGACCTCAGAACTtgcaaagagaagatgaagaaaatggaagaggaGCAAGCCGAAATGATTGTCGCAGCGAGGACGGACGAAAGGAGGAAAGTGCGGGCTCAATTCCATGACTTCTCTTCGAAGTACGGGAATTTCTTCAAAGAATCGGAAGAGGTCGAGACCCTCAAAGTTCGGGTTGCGGAGGCCAAAGCGAACAGAGAGTTGCTTGAGGAAATTGAGAAGGGAGAAATTCCTGATCTTTCAAAGGAGCTTGAATCAGTCCGGGCTGATGAGGAGAAGTTCGCTAGACATGCTGCGGAGCCGAAGACTCCTCGTCCCGACCCGACTGAACTCACTTCGCTCCTCGCCGACACGCCATCGGAGGTAGCTGCGGAGAGTATTCCTCCTGCCGAGGTGGCGATTATCGACGAGGGAGGCTCTAACAAGGGCTCCACCTCCGAAGCAGGGATAGCGGCCATGTTCCCGGTTGACGTCGAGAAGGACTCCGGCAAGACGgagtaa